From Xylocopilactobacillus apis, a single genomic window includes:
- a CDS encoding heavy metal translocating P-type ATPase, producing the protein MKLSKPVKFYIVGLIIFFLGLLIPINQLWIRNTLFLGAVILSGYHAIWEGIEDTIKTSKKKHKFIPNIHILMSLAALGSIIIGSFEEAALLILIFAGADFLEEYAEDKSRKEITSLLEMAPVEAQRFTNDGELESVPVSELKIGDELQVLNGAQVPTDGNITKGNASINESSVSGESIPREKQAGDEVFGGTINGNSTFEMTVTKNSSDTVFAKIIQMVETAQETPTKTATKIQKLEPIYVNTVLILLPFVLIAGPLLLQWSWSLSFYRMIGFLVAASPCALAASAIPATLSSISNLARNGVLFKGGAYLANLSGLKAIAFDKTGTLTQGEPTVTDSYFSSEINQEELSNIIVSMEKQSNHPLAKAIVSGFESNEKCRDLVCENKIGHGLSAEYQGHQYLIGKEDNFSEIGSIYQDNYQKWSNEGKTVVYIGRDNQVVGMIALMDLPKESAKEAIQYFNQHGVKTVMITGDAKQTGEAVAKKLAISEAATNVLPEQKVEVIDRLKNQNDEVAMVGDGVNDAPALVNADIGIAMGSGTDVAIDVADVVLVKNDLSRLTFAHRMSKKMNAIVMENIIFALGVVVLLLLLNVLQITNIAWGVALHEGSTLIVTFNGLRLLLVRRPKKKTSLKKPLFGMEVKENYGS; encoded by the coding sequence ATGAAACTTTCAAAGCCTGTAAAATTTTATATAGTCGGACTAATCATATTTTTCTTGGGACTTTTAATTCCCATAAATCAACTTTGGATCAGAAATACTCTTTTCTTAGGTGCAGTAATTTTATCGGGGTATCATGCAATTTGGGAAGGCATTGAAGATACAATTAAAACTTCCAAAAAGAAACATAAATTCATCCCTAACATTCACATTTTGATGTCTTTGGCAGCACTTGGGTCAATTATCATCGGAAGTTTTGAAGAAGCTGCTTTGTTGATTTTAATTTTTGCGGGAGCAGATTTCTTAGAAGAATATGCAGAAGACAAGAGCCGTAAGGAAATTACGTCACTGTTAGAGATGGCACCCGTTGAAGCTCAGAGATTTACAAATGATGGTGAATTAGAATCAGTACCAGTGAGCGAATTAAAAATTGGTGATGAACTGCAGGTGTTAAACGGAGCCCAAGTGCCAACTGACGGGAATATAACTAAGGGAAATGCAAGCATTAATGAATCGTCAGTTAGTGGAGAAAGTATTCCGCGAGAAAAACAAGCTGGGGATGAAGTTTTTGGCGGAACAATTAATGGTAATTCCACATTTGAAATGACGGTAACTAAGAACAGTTCAGATACAGTTTTTGCAAAAATCATTCAAATGGTTGAGACAGCGCAAGAAACTCCCACTAAAACTGCAACTAAAATTCAAAAATTAGAGCCAATCTATGTCAATACGGTTTTAATTTTATTACCTTTTGTTTTAATAGCAGGGCCACTTTTATTACAATGGAGTTGGTCGCTTAGTTTTTATCGAATGATCGGATTTTTAGTCGCAGCTTCTCCTTGTGCACTAGCTGCAAGTGCTATACCAGCCACTCTTTCTAGTATTTCTAATTTGGCTCGTAATGGAGTACTTTTTAAAGGCGGCGCATACTTAGCTAATTTATCAGGTTTAAAAGCTATTGCTTTTGACAAAACTGGAACATTAACTCAAGGCGAACCAACAGTCACGGATAGTTATTTTAGCTCAGAAATTAATCAAGAAGAGTTATCTAACATTATTGTTTCAATGGAAAAGCAAAGTAATCATCCACTTGCAAAAGCAATCGTAAGTGGTTTTGAATCGAATGAAAAATGTCGTGACTTGGTCTGCGAGAACAAAATTGGTCATGGATTATCAGCCGAATATCAAGGGCATCAATATTTAATTGGTAAAGAAGACAATTTTTCAGAAATTGGCTCGATTTATCAAGATAACTATCAGAAGTGGAGCAATGAAGGAAAAACTGTAGTTTATATTGGACGCGATAATCAAGTTGTTGGAATGATTGCGTTAATGGATTTGCCTAAAGAATCCGCTAAAGAGGCAATTCAATATTTCAACCAACATGGTGTAAAAACAGTAATGATTACAGGAGATGCTAAACAAACTGGAGAAGCGGTAGCAAAAAAATTAGCAATTAGTGAAGCTGCAACCAATGTCTTACCTGAACAAAAAGTTGAAGTAATCGATCGATTGAAGAATCAAAATGATGAAGTTGCCATGGTTGGTGATGGAGTTAACGATGCACCGGCGCTAGTTAATGCAGATATTGGGATTGCAATGGGTTCAGGAACTGATGTAGCAATTGATGTAGCCGATGTAGTTTTAGTTAAAAATGATTTGTCACGCTTGACCTTTGCCCATCGAATGTCTAAAAAAATGAATGCAATCGTGATGGAAAATATTATTTTTGCATTAGGTGTTGTGGTATTATTACTATTGCTTAATGTTTTACAAATCACGAATATTGCATGGGGAGTAGCGCTGCACGAAGGCAGTACGCTGATAGTGACTTTTAATGGCTTACGGCTGTTATTAGTTCGACGTCCAAAAAAGAAAACAAGCCTCAAAAAACCATTATTCGGTATGGAGGTAAAGGAAAATTACGGTAGTTGA
- a CDS encoding metalloregulator ArsR/SmtB family transcription factor codes for MTVVDLDSNDFDLPSKEELQPIIEVFKSMSDPTRMRIILTVAQGPITVSDIANKLDLSVSNVSHQLRLLKQERLVTGERLDKQIFYRLIDDHVIQIYSLTKAHIEEKNDKKSQ; via the coding sequence ATTACGGTAGTTGATTTAGATAGCAATGATTTTGATTTACCGTCAAAAGAAGAATTACAGCCTATTATTGAAGTGTTTAAGTCGATGAGTGATCCGACCCGGATGAGAATTATTTTAACAGTTGCGCAAGGACCGATTACAGTTTCTGATATTGCTAATAAATTAGATCTATCGGTATCAAATGTTTCTCATCAATTAAGACTTTTGAAACAAGAACGTTTAGTTACGGGTGAACGTTTGGATAAACAGATATTTTATCGTTTAATCGATGATCATGTAATCCAAATTTATTCGTTAACTAAAGCGCATATTGAAGAAAAGAATGATAAAAAGAGCCAATGA
- the pcp gene encoding pyroglutamyl-peptidase I, with the protein MKILVTGFNPFGDDKINPAIETVKRLPEVIKGVEIIKLEIPTEFNHCAEVVKKEIEKIKPDYVLNVGQAGGRYSITPERVAINLDDGRIKDNAGYQPLNHPIHEDGAPAYFTQLPIKAMTRAIRNVGLPAEVSNTAGTYVCNHIFYQVQYMRDKYFPNIKAGFIHIPFLPEQVVNRAQTPSLSLDDDVRGITAAIEAIVERHGRNDIETIEGTIA; encoded by the coding sequence ATGAAAATTTTGGTAACAGGATTTAACCCTTTTGGTGATGATAAAATTAATCCCGCAATTGAAACTGTAAAGAGGCTTCCGGAAGTCATTAAAGGTGTAGAAATTATTAAGTTGGAAATACCAACGGAATTTAATCATTGCGCCGAAGTAGTAAAAAAAGAAATCGAAAAAATAAAGCCAGATTACGTTTTAAATGTTGGTCAAGCTGGCGGAAGATACTCGATTACGCCTGAAAGAGTTGCGATTAATCTCGACGATGGTCGAATAAAAGATAACGCAGGGTATCAGCCTTTAAACCATCCAATCCATGAAGATGGGGCGCCAGCGTATTTTACTCAGCTTCCTATTAAAGCGATGACGCGGGCAATTAGAAATGTTGGATTACCTGCTGAAGTATCAAATACAGCAGGAACTTATGTTTGCAATCATATTTTTTATCAAGTTCAATATATGCGGGATAAATATTTTCCAAACATTAAAGCGGGTTTCATTCATATTCCTTTTTTACCGGAACAAGTTGTTAATCGCGCGCAGACTCCTTCATTATCATTAGATGACGATGTTAGAGGGATCACTGCAGCAATTGAAGCAATTGTTGAAAGACATGGAAGAAACGATATTGAAACAATTGAGGGAACTATCGCTTAA
- the rpoN gene encoding RNA polymerase factor sigma-54 has product MALKQSYQINQKQLHRLALTQSMKQSILILQTNLLDLTDYAQELSMANPLFDVNPTISKQEVEMSTAADIGSNEQQTVYSYLLDQVHLTMRDTPLRNVVLDLIDCLDEHGYLIFSDHELLNKLSINRITLMDAKELLYNLDPPGVGAQSLLECLSLQLQFKTATPGTTLALDILEHCYDELLDHKWDEIASNLNVSHDEVKSAFKIIQTLTPYPFTEDFNQNNYIIPELILKIDGDKLSLEVTKYGYPNIVFEKETYDELKKSTDQEVKSYLKLKYEEYQTLQRNLNRRVETIAMIGRCIVEAQAQFLMQKSKTLNPLLLRDVAQKLNINQSTVSRTINGKYLQTDFGVFELKYFFTKRSNPDSGQSVGQVQEKIKKLIDQEQKAHPLSDQKISEALAEQGIKIARRTVTKYREQLGINSASKRKTLE; this is encoded by the coding sequence ATGGCATTAAAACAAAGTTATCAAATAAATCAGAAACAACTTCATAGATTAGCTTTGACTCAAAGCATGAAACAATCGATTTTAATCCTGCAGACTAATTTGTTGGACTTAACTGACTATGCGCAAGAATTAAGCATGGCTAATCCATTGTTTGATGTAAATCCTACTATTTCAAAGCAAGAAGTAGAGATGTCGACAGCAGCGGATATCGGTTCCAATGAACAGCAAACCGTCTACAGTTATCTTTTAGATCAAGTTCACTTAACGATGAGAGATACGCCATTACGTAATGTTGTTTTAGATTTGATCGATTGTTTAGATGAGCATGGGTACTTGATATTTTCCGATCATGAATTATTGAATAAATTATCAATTAACCGAATTACTCTAATGGATGCTAAAGAATTATTGTATAATTTAGATCCGCCAGGAGTTGGTGCCCAGTCGCTGCTTGAATGTTTGTCATTACAATTACAATTTAAAACTGCAACACCGGGAACTACTCTGGCTTTAGATATTTTGGAGCATTGTTACGATGAATTACTTGATCATAAATGGGATGAAATTGCTAGTAATTTAAATGTGTCGCATGATGAAGTAAAGTCTGCTTTTAAAATAATTCAAACTCTAACCCCATACCCATTTACCGAAGATTTCAATCAGAATAATTACATTATTCCTGAACTAATTTTAAAAATAGACGGCGATAAGTTATCGCTGGAGGTAACTAAGTATGGATACCCTAACATTGTTTTTGAAAAAGAGACTTATGATGAGTTAAAGAAAAGCACTGATCAAGAAGTGAAGTCCTATTTAAAACTCAAGTATGAGGAGTATCAAACTTTACAGCGAAATCTTAATCGAAGAGTTGAAACAATTGCAATGATTGGACGTTGTATTGTTGAAGCCCAAGCACAATTTTTGATGCAAAAGTCAAAAACTCTTAATCCTTTATTGTTAAGGGATGTTGCTCAAAAGTTAAATATTAACCAATCAACGGTTAGTCGCACAATAAACGGCAAATATTTACAGACAGATTTTGGCGTATTTGAGTTAAAATATTTCTTTACCAAGCGCAGTAATCCTGACTCCGGTCAATCAGTTGGGCAGGTTCAAGAAAAAATAAAGAAATTAATTGATCAAGAACAAAAAGCTCATCCTTTAAGTGATCAAAAAATTTCTGAAGCTTTAGCAGAACAAGGAATAAAAATTGCCCGTCGAACGGTAACAAAATATAGAGAACAATTAGGAATTAATAGTGCGAGTAAAAGAAAAACTCTTGAATAA